One region of Corvus moneduloides isolate bCorMon1 chromosome 1, bCorMon1.pri, whole genome shotgun sequence genomic DNA includes:
- the LOC116435491 gene encoding ubiquitin carboxyl-terminal hydrolase CYLD-like has protein sequence MSNLLPPAADGNCFYILMEDCAYGSKYFQAGNLCFCSERSYLRNFSEDGPPACFLKVIMLDDSSTVTINLEVLQPVRQEAAGFLLAIGSHSERLNFFLERLSLEGALRAVPGQNVMVEVEREFFPGVVRYIGSVYKPSLAVLTPVFFGVELQGEGENRGRSDGSYHGTEYFKCKRNCGVFLPFSKVQFIPTSGNDYGKQKPGKQDTEEVVPVKVGDAVSFYVDEILTKGIAMAVYREGSQWFVKVCPEEEGTTDIFREIPMDSVVKESLQSFFPTFDSDVGFGKPSQVKREISESSEERESGNSPLEVNSMVQITLDKGNQVSGIIRWLGYLPQIKDKMAGVELDEDKGVTAGEWLGKSYFHCAPKRGLFVRLNSCQPDMRFQSFPNSDLSLGDYRGQEVLPQAPESFPPLRNEAAVRVLRGRMKGIQGHCNSCYMDAALFSLFSCTSVLDSMLFMPFPQCDRNVQGILRDEIVNPLRRTGFVRASSVMHLREQLTDKGQCSSFTNAEKDPEEFLNLIMQQILGIEPLLKLQSGGQKEQECYCYQIFMDKQEDLVVPDVQQLVERSFLSSDLKLVEIPSCFIIQMPRFGKEYKMFSKIIPSLELDITDLLLDSPRECCLCGDVATLECSECFKDKVFAATGLKQFCSSCSRQVHSHRHRKAHKPRRLHIPEEFQSWSTRGCQQVPREKLELFAVLCIETSHYVSFVKYGPGNEHWMFFDSMADRHGGENGFNIPTVTLCPEVAKYLDLPLAVLALEQPRDMDGVAKRLFCDAYMYLYQSRKMALYK, from the exons ATGTCCAacctcctgcctccagcagcagacGGGAACTGCTTCTACATCCTGATGGAGGACTGTGCCTATGGAAGCAAATACTTCCAAGCTGGCAACTTGTGCTTCTGCAGCGAGAGGAGCTACCTGCGGAATTTTTCCGAGGATGGGCCTCCGGCTTGCTTCCTGAAGGTCATCATGCTGGACGACAGCTCCACGGTCACCATCAACCTGGAAGTCCTGCAGCCCGTGCGCCAGGAAGCCGCCGGGTTCCTCCTGGCCATCGGGAGCCACAGCGAGCGCTTGAATTTTTTCCTGGAGAGGCTGAGCCTGGAGGGAGCTCTCCGAGCCGTGCCGGGTCAAAACGTGATGGTGGAGGTGGAGCGGGAATTTTTCCCGGGAGTCGTGCGCTACATCGGGAGCGTCTACAAGCCCAGCTTGGCTGTGCTGACTCCGGTGTTTTTTGGGGTGGAATTGCAG ggagagggggaaaacagAGGGAGAAGCGACGGATCCTACCACGGCACCGAGTACTTCAAGTGCAAGAGGAACTGTGGGGTCTTCCTGCCCTTCAGCAAAGTCCAGTTTATTCCCACATCAGGCAACGATTATGGGAAGCAGAAGCCGGGAAAGCAGGACACAGAGGAGGTGGTCCCCGTGAAAGTGGGAGACGCCGTCAGCTTCTACGTGGATGAGATTCTCACCAAAGGAATTGCCATGGCAGTTTACAGGGAAGGGAGCCAGTGGTTTGTGAAGGTTTGTCCG gaagaagaaggaaCGACCGACATTTTCAGGGAAATCCCCATGGATTCTGTTGTGAAGGAGAGCTTGCAAA GTTTTTTCCCAACGTTCGACTCTGATGTGGGCTTTGGAAAACCAAGCCAAGTGAAACGAGAGATCAGCGAGAGCAGCGAGGAGAGAGAAAGTGGGAATTCACCCCTGGAAGTGAACTCCATGGTCCAGATCACCTTGGACAAAGGGAATCAAGTTTCGGGAATCATCCGCTGGTTGGGCTACCTGCCCCAAATCAAGGACAAAATGGCTGGAGTTGAACTG GATGAAGACAAGGGGGTCACAGCTGGAGAGTGGCTGGGCAAGTCCTACTTCCACTGCGCCCCAAAGCGCGGCCTCTTCGTGAGGCTGAATTCCTGCCAGCCTGACATGCGCTTCCAGAGCTTTCCCAACTCTGACTTATCCCTCGGGGATTACA GAGGACAAGAAGTTCTTCCACAGGCTCCAGAGAGTTTTCCTCCCCTCAGGAATGAGGCAGCAGTCCGTGTCCTCCGAGGGCGGATGAAGGGCATCCAAGGCCATTGTAATTCCTGCTACATGGATGCAGCTCTCTTCAG CCTCTTCTCCTGCACATCCGTGCTGGACTCCATGCTCTTCATGCCCTTCCCACAGTGTGACAGGAATGTCCAGGGAATTCTGCGGGATGAGATTGTCAATCCCCTCCGAAG GACTGGCTTTGTCCGGGCCAGCAGCGTGATGCACCTCCGGGAGCAGCTCACGGACAAGGGCCAGTGCTCCAGCTTTACCAACGCTGAGAAAG ATCCTGAGGAGTTCCTCAATCTCATAATGCAGCAGATCCTGGGAATTGAGCCACTATTGAAGCTCCA GTCAGGAGGccagaaggagcaggaatgtTACTGCTACCAGATTTTTATGGATAAACAGGAGGATCTGGTGGTTCCCGACGTGCAGCAGTTGGTGGAACGCTCCTTCCTGTCCTCGGATCTGAAGCTGGTGGAG atcCCATCTTGCTTCATTATCCAAATGCCACGTTTTGGGAAGGAATATAAAATGTTCAGCAAAATCATCCCTTCCTTGGAGCTGGATATAACAGATCTGCTGCTGGACA gtcccagggaatgctgcctGTGTGGAGATGTTGCCACTCTGGAATGCTCGGAGTGTTTCAAGGACAAGGTGTTTGCAGCCACAGGCCTGAAGcagttctgcagctcctgctccagacaG GTTCACTCCCATCGCCACCGCAAAGCGCACAAACCCAGAAGGCTGCACATTCCAGAGGAattccagagctggagcaccCGGGGCTGCCAGCAGGTCCCCCGGGAGAAGCTGGAGCTGTTTGCAGTGCTCTGCATCGAGACCAGTCACTACGTGTCCTTCGTGAAATACGGCCCTGGGAACGAGCACTGGATGTTCTTTGACAGCATGGCTGACCGGCACG GTGGTGAAAACGGCTTCAACATTCCCACAGTGACGCTGTGCCCAGAAGTTGCCAAATACCTGGACTtgcccctggctgtgctggccctggAGCAGCCTCGGGACATGGATGGGGTGGCCAAACGCCTCTTTTGTGATGCCTACATGTACCTGtaccagagcaggaaaatggcACTTTACAAGTGA